Part of the Acropora palmata chromosome 10, jaAcrPala1.3, whole genome shotgun sequence genome, TCTGCATTGCTGTAAATTCAAAGTGTACCAGCTGTGGACCCAtcacttaataataattattaaattttttttttcattaccCCATCAGTGACCCAACCTTGTTTACTTCACAGGATATGGTCTTGGTGCCGTGTTTGGTTTGTTCACAGCAGGAATGGATTCTTCCATGCCCAATCCAATGACAGGTGTTGCTGATCAGTCAGCCAAAGCCATACTCAGGGATATGAAGTCCCGTGCAGTTTCATATGGGAAGAATTTTGGAGTTGTTGGTTTTATGTTTTCAGGGACAGAATGCTTAGTGGAATCAGTAAGTGCTGTTACCCTTTAACCAAAGATCAAACCAGTGGTATTCTAACATTTTCcacaaaggaaaacttgtgGGGAGCATTGAAGGTCAATTAGCTCTTGCAGTGCTGTTAACTCTCCTTGATGGTCTGCCGAGACTCCAGATTTTGCACCAGGTCTCTCAGTCTCCAGATAGGGTCAGAAATTTCCTGGATAATCATCTAAGTTTGTCATTTCTTGTGAGACTTGACTTTCACAACGATAAAATTTCAGATGGCTGTTTCGAGTAATCTGAACTAACTTACTGTTAGCATggatgacaaaattaaaaccTGATTAGAAGGCTGCTCAGTGCGCTTCACATATTTTCAACAGTCATCATGATAAGTAGAAACCtggggcgcttaccatttacacggaAAACCCGGAAATTctggttggaaaatgaaatgatacaTACCGttccatttgaaacatttcagaaattataggCTATCGGCTTAATcactgcattttttcttttccttttgaactttCCAATTGATACTAGTACATCTTCTGATTTTTCCAATTTGCGTTTTGACAAGCTGgagcactgaatatttacaACTAAAATTTCCACCTGGATGGatggtgtaaatggtaagcgctcCTGGTAACGATTATGtttcctgttttgttgtcaCAAATGATGTCATATGTATTTTGTTATCATCTATCATCCCTTCATTATCAATTGTCAATGTTTAAAGACTTTAGGGGTTGACAGCCCTACTCTTGGAAGAACCACATACTTTCTTTTGGCATTTCAGTCCTTCTAGTATGTCACCACAGACATACCAGGAAGCCTCTTTCATGGCATAAATGTCATCTTTACTGCTTAACTACAAAGCAATGTTGGAAATGAGGAATTGGCTGGGTAATTTGTCCTCCTTTTACAGtctagctttcaaaagcaGCTACAAGGTTTGAATAAGAATTTTGCAATGTTCATGCTGTAGTTTCGTGGAAAGAGCGACTGGAAGAATGGCACACTGTCAGGTGGTATAACAGGGGGAATTCTTAGTCTCAGAGGTAAGTCTTGCATATGTTGAGAATAATATTGTGTGATCAGAATGTTACCactttcatcattttttaaGGCTCAGGCAACTGTGTAACATctctataacaaaattaatcattttgTACGCAACAAGGTTTCAGACCAGTttctttttataattattggtCAATAAATGGCTGGAAAGTGcattttggaaaagaaatgtgCCCATTCTCTTGAGCACATCTAAAAGCCAGGCTTGGATCTCAACTCTGCCTGCACAGAACCCTGACGTAGGAATACCAAATGACCCAACCTTGATTTAATATAGTGACATTTCCTTGTTTGCTATACAGCTGGAGGAAAAGCAGCGGTAATGGGAGCAATTGGATTTGCAGCATTTTCAACTGTCATTGATTACTATCTCCGATGACAAACCCTGCAGAAAAAGAATCTTATCCTGCTGCTTTAGAAAGAAGGATGTTATTACTTGAATGAGAAACCAGGGTCTGCAtgaaacaaatccagctgcTTTGTCAGGGCAGGACTTGAACTCAAGATCCCCAGATCTCGAGAGAGATCATAAATATTAACCCTCAGAAAAACCCAGAAGATTTTAAATCGGTATCCATCATTAATAAAGGAAGATTGTGTTGAACACAAAAGTAGTTtaaactgaaacaactgaaatatgCATTCCAAAAGTCACTAATAATTCATAACTTTGATAGCCAATTAAATATGGCTAAATTCATGAGTTTTCATATACAATGAAAACACAGATGAAAACCACATGTGCCTTGGATCACATATCAAAACAATGCGTGGTTTCATCTGTCTTCTCATTGGACATCAAGATTTAtggatcaaaacaaaacaaattgaacacaaaaacaatatttcattATAATTAATCACTATAGTAATTATCACCTGCACTGccagttcattttttttcgttgacaAAATTTTTACATCACAATTTGTGAATGAACAAGcattcaaaaatgaaaacgttCTGACCTTCTTTCTTTGTATCTGTTACACTTTGGAATGCTCCCTTGCAGCAACTTTGATTCTTCTTCCCCAGTTTTTAGAGAATGAAAATGGCTTTCATTATTCGCTGCAAAAGACTCTGCCATCTACACTACCACAAGActtacaacaaacaaaaaaattcctacagtttgattatttttaaatacataTTCTCATGGGAAATTAAGCACTGAAAAAATATTCCGTAATTACTACAGAAGTGTGAATAGTTTTACAAGCCATATCAAAAACTTGTGCGTCGCGTTTGACCGGGCTTTCCAGACACATTGAACCAATGAAATCTGT contains:
- the LOC141894926 gene encoding mitochondrial import inner membrane translocase subunit Tim22-like, whose product is MEDHSEVEKKNFAFPDQQIPLSFIIPAVQEARRHRPPFVPSVGLPNVLRTPQELMVERVMENCAFKSVLSGVVGYGLGAVFGLFTAGMDSSMPNPMTGVADQSAKAILRDMKSRAVSYGKNFGVVGFMFSGTECLVESFRGKSDWKNGTLSGGITGGILSLRAGGKAAVMGAIGFAAFSTVIDYYLR